From a region of the Bradyrhizobium sp. KBS0727 genome:
- a CDS encoding phosphorylase codes for MILGAGAAATVDNSVDLNSTDPRPVLIVTGLVQEARIAAGPGMIVICSSSDPQQLRALLATLDPSSFRGVISFGVAGGLDPSLKSGDVVVATEVLAGDTRFLAGLALNEEMIASAALKRRRVVRGGLAGVEQVIAATACKAALHSETGAAAVDMESHIAAAYASAAGIPFAALRVISDPASRSLPALAKSAIKPNGDIDLRKVLRGVARNPRTLRALVSTGIDFNRALRSLRGCRSFLIGGEDLATVDI; via the coding sequence GTGATTTTGGGGGCGGGGGCCGCCGCGACCGTGGACAATTCGGTTGATCTCAATTCGACTGATCCACGTCCGGTTTTGATCGTAACCGGTCTGGTGCAGGAGGCCCGCATAGCGGCCGGGCCCGGCATGATCGTGATCTGCAGCAGTAGCGATCCGCAGCAATTGCGCGCGCTGCTTGCGACGCTTGATCCATCGTCATTCAGGGGGGTGATCTCGTTCGGCGTCGCCGGCGGGCTCGATCCGTCGTTGAAGTCGGGCGACGTGGTGGTGGCGACGGAGGTTCTGGCCGGCGATACCCGTTTTCTGGCTGGTCTGGCCCTGAACGAGGAAATGATCGCCAGCGCCGCGCTGAAGCGCCGGCGCGTGGTCCGCGGCGGCCTTGCCGGCGTGGAACAGGTGATCGCAGCGACCGCCTGCAAGGCCGCGCTGCATTCCGAGACCGGGGCTGCCGCTGTCGATATGGAAAGCCATATTGCGGCGGCATATGCCTCAGCGGCGGGCATTCCGTTCGCGGCGCTGCGCGTCATTTCGGATCCCGCCAGCCGCTCGCTTCCGGCGCTGGCGAAGAGCGCCATCAAGCCGAACGGCGATATCGACCTGCGCAAGGTGCTGCGCGGGGTCGCGCGCAATCCGAGGACGCTGCGCGCACTGGTCTCCACCGGAATCGATTTCAATCGGGCGCTGCGCAGCTTGCGCGGCTGCCGGAGCTTCCTGATCGGCGGCGAGGACCTCGCCACGGTGGATATCTAA
- the hpnH gene encoding adenosyl-hopene transferase HpnH, giving the protein MAIPFFKEIRIGGYLIKQKLLGRKRYPLVLMLEPLFRCNLACVGCGKIDYPDAILNRRMSAQECWDAADECGAPMVAIPGGEPLIHKEIGEIVRGLVARKKFVSLCTNALLLEKKLDLFEPSPYLFFSVHLDGLKDHHDKAVSQKGVFDRAVSAIKAAKARGFTVNVNATIFDGHPAEEIAKFLDFTTELGVGVSMSPGYAYERAPDQEHFLNRTKTKKLFRDVFALGKGKKWNFMHSGLFLDFLAGNQSYECTPWGMPARNIFGWQKPCYLLGEGYTKTFKELMETTDWETYGTGKYEKCADCMAHCGYEPTAANAALLNPLKAMWVALRGIRTTGPMAPEINLDNQRPAQYIFSSEVQKRLSEIRRDEAAAAAAKQQQKASTAA; this is encoded by the coding sequence ATGGCAATACCGTTTTTCAAGGAAATCCGTATCGGCGGCTACCTCATCAAGCAGAAGCTGCTTGGCCGGAAGCGCTATCCGCTCGTGTTGATGCTGGAACCATTGTTCCGCTGCAACCTCGCTTGCGTCGGCTGCGGCAAGATCGACTATCCCGATGCAATCCTCAATCGCCGCATGTCGGCGCAGGAATGCTGGGACGCGGCCGATGAGTGCGGCGCGCCGATGGTGGCGATCCCCGGCGGCGAGCCCCTGATCCACAAGGAAATCGGCGAGATCGTGCGCGGCCTCGTGGCGCGCAAGAAGTTCGTCTCGCTCTGCACCAACGCGCTGCTGCTGGAAAAGAAGCTCGATCTGTTCGAGCCCTCGCCCTATCTGTTCTTCTCGGTGCATCTCGACGGCCTGAAGGACCACCACGACAAGGCGGTCTCGCAGAAGGGCGTGTTCGATCGCGCGGTTTCCGCGATCAAGGCCGCGAAAGCCCGCGGCTTCACCGTCAACGTCAACGCCACCATCTTCGACGGCCATCCGGCCGAAGAGATCGCCAAGTTCCTCGACTTCACCACCGAACTCGGTGTCGGCGTCTCGATGTCGCCTGGCTACGCCTATGAGCGCGCCCCCGACCAGGAGCACTTCCTCAACCGCACCAAGACCAAGAAGCTGTTCCGCGACGTGTTCGCGCTCGGCAAGGGCAAGAAGTGGAACTTCATGCACTCCGGCCTGTTCCTCGACTTCCTCGCCGGCAACCAGTCCTACGAATGCACCCCCTGGGGCATGCCGGCGCGCAACATCTTCGGCTGGCAGAAACCCTGCTACCTGCTCGGCGAAGGCTACACCAAGACCTTCAAGGAATTGATGGAGACGACGGACTGGGAGACCTACGGCACCGGCAAGTACGAAAAGTGCGCCGACTGCATGGCGCATTGCGGCTACGAGCCGACGGCCGCCAACGCCGCCCTGCTCAATCCGCTGAAGGCGATGTGGGTCGCGCTGCGCGGCATCCGGACCACCGGTCCGATGGCGCCCGAGATCAATCTCGATAACCAGCGTCCGGCCCAGTACATCTTCTCGTCGGAAGTGCAGAAGCGCCTCTCGGAGATCCGCCGAGACGAGGCGGCTGCCGCCGCTGCCAAGCAGCAGCAGAAGGCGTCCACGGCCGCCTAA
- the ispH gene encoding 4-hydroxy-3-methylbut-2-enyl diphosphate reductase encodes MEVYLAQPRGFCAGVVRAIEIVERALEKYGPPVYVRHEIVHNKYVVESLQNKGAIFVEDLSEVPPRAVTVFSAHGVARSVEEEAAARDLPVLNATCPLVTKVHNQGKRYMSKGRALILIGHAGHPEVEGTMGQVPGPVLLVQSVDDVAALTLPTHTPVAYITQTTLSVDDTKDIIAALQARFTDIQGPDIRDICYATQNRQSAVRDLSKLVDVILVVGAANSSNSNRLREIGTEVGVASYLIADGRELNPDWLKDAKAVGITAGASAPEVLVDDVIEALRRIGPVKVSVLPGREENIEFRLPAELTAG; translated from the coding sequence ATGGAAGTCTATCTTGCGCAGCCGCGCGGATTTTGCGCCGGCGTCGTGCGTGCGATCGAGATCGTCGAGCGCGCGCTGGAGAAATACGGCCCGCCGGTCTACGTGCGGCACGAGATCGTGCACAACAAATACGTGGTCGAAAGCCTGCAGAACAAGGGCGCGATCTTCGTCGAGGACCTTTCGGAGGTGCCTCCCCGCGCGGTGACCGTGTTCAGCGCCCACGGCGTGGCCCGCAGCGTCGAGGAAGAGGCGGCCGCCCGGGACCTGCCGGTGCTCAACGCCACCTGCCCGCTGGTCACCAAGGTCCATAATCAGGGCAAGCGATATATGTCGAAGGGCCGGGCGCTGATCCTGATCGGCCATGCCGGCCATCCCGAGGTCGAGGGAACCATGGGCCAGGTTCCAGGGCCGGTTCTCCTGGTCCAGAGCGTCGATGACGTGGCGGCCCTGACCCTTCCGACCCATACCCCGGTGGCCTATATCACCCAGACGACCCTGAGCGTGGACGATACAAAGGACATTATTGCGGCCCTTCAGGCCCGATTTACAGATATTCAAGGCCCCGACATCCGGGATATCTGCTATGCGACACAGAACCGCCAATCTGCGGTAAGGGACCTAAGCAAGCTGGTGGACGTCATTTTGGTGGTGGGGGCCGCCAATAGTTCCAACTCAAACAGGCTGCGCGAAATCGGCACCGAGGTCGGGGTCGCGAGTTATCTCATTGCCGATGGCAGGGAGTTGAACCCTGATTGGCTGAAGGATGCGAAGGCCGTCGGCATCACGGCGGGCGCCTCGGCGCCCGAAGTTCTGGTCGACGACGTAATCGAGGCTTTGAGGCGCATCGGACCCGTCAAGGTGTCGGTGCTTCCCGGCCGGGAAGAAAATATCGAATTCCGGCTTCCAGCCGAACTGACTGCGGGCTGA
- a CDS encoding MMPL family transporter translates to MLTNIVVAIVRTCTRFAIPVVVLSLMLAIGAGFYTARNFSINTDINTLISPDLDWRKRDNQFEQAFDRETLILAVVEAPTPELAGSAAKALTEKLSGDKKNFEAVTPLGSGEFFEKNGLLFLPVEEVGKVTGQLESAAPLVEIMAGDPSIRGLTGALETGLAGIKRGQVKLDHAERPFNLIAQTIENILSKGTATFSWRELVSDKPLTDADKRAFIEFKPILDFQALEPGKTATDAIRQAATELNFAGNYGARVRLTGPVPMANEEYATVQDGAIRNGIVTTVIVLIILWLALHSAKIIFAVFVNLFVGLSITTAVGLAMVGSLNLLSVAFAVLFIGLGVDFGIQFSVRYRSERFKNDNLTMALEEAARRAAVPLSLAAMATAAGFLCFLPTDYKGIAELGKIAGAGMLVAFLTSITTLPALLDLINPPGESEPVGYAFLAPVDHFLEKHRVIIITGTLLVAIAGLPLLYFMKFDFNPINLRNKDAESIATFLDLRKDPNTGANAINVMTNSEADAKKIEAKLEKVPEVLRVMSLDSFVPQDQQAKLKLIAQAAKVLGPALNPDQVDAAPSDEENVEALKGTVESLRKTAGDGKGPGAVASRRLADGLSKLAGSNQATRDKAQNIFVSPLKVVFDELKNALQAAPVTLSTLPPELVAGWKAKDGLMRVEALPKGDPNDNDNLRKFADAVLAAEPTAIGGPVSILKSGDTVVRAFVHAGIWALLVISALLWLALRRVTDVLLTLVPLLVAGAVTLEICVLIGLPLNFANIVALPLLLGIGVAFKIYYVTAWRSGRTNLLQTSLTRAIFFSALTTATAFGSLWLSSHPGTASMGKLLALSLVTTLAAVLLFQPALMGKPRDIGE, encoded by the coding sequence GTGCTGACCAATATTGTTGTCGCGATTGTCAGAACCTGTACCCGCTTTGCTATCCCTGTTGTCGTTTTGTCGCTGATGCTGGCAATCGGAGCCGGCTTCTATACTGCGCGCAATTTCTCCATCAACACCGACATCAACACGCTGATTTCGCCCGACCTGGATTGGCGCAAGCGCGACAACCAGTTCGAGCAGGCTTTTGACCGCGAAACGCTGATTCTGGCCGTCGTCGAAGCGCCGACGCCGGAGCTTGCCGGCTCCGCGGCAAAAGCGCTCACGGAAAAGCTTTCCGGCGACAAGAAGAACTTCGAGGCGGTCACGCCGCTCGGCTCGGGCGAGTTCTTTGAGAAGAACGGCCTGCTGTTCCTGCCGGTGGAAGAAGTCGGCAAGGTCACCGGCCAGCTCGAATCGGCAGCCCCGCTGGTCGAGATCATGGCCGGCGATCCGTCGATTCGTGGCCTGACCGGCGCGCTGGAGACCGGACTGGCCGGCATCAAACGCGGGCAAGTCAAGCTCGACCATGCGGAGCGGCCCTTCAACCTGATCGCGCAGACGATCGAGAACATCCTCTCCAAGGGAACGGCGACGTTTTCCTGGCGCGAACTGGTCAGCGACAAACCCCTGACCGATGCCGACAAGCGCGCCTTCATCGAGTTCAAGCCGATCCTCGATTTTCAGGCGCTGGAACCCGGCAAGACCGCAACCGACGCGATCCGGCAGGCGGCCACCGAGCTCAATTTCGCGGGCAACTATGGCGCGCGCGTCCGCTTGACCGGGCCGGTTCCGATGGCGAACGAGGAATACGCCACGGTTCAGGACGGCGCGATCCGGAATGGCATCGTTACCACCGTCATCGTGCTGATCATCCTCTGGCTGGCGTTGCATTCGGCGAAGATCATTTTTGCGGTGTTCGTCAATTTGTTCGTCGGTCTTTCGATCACGACCGCCGTCGGCCTCGCGATGGTGGGCTCGCTGAACCTGCTGTCGGTAGCCTTCGCCGTGCTGTTCATCGGCCTCGGTGTCGACTTCGGCATTCAGTTCAGCGTTCGCTACCGTTCCGAGCGTTTCAAGAACGACAACCTGACGATGGCGCTGGAAGAAGCGGCGCGCCGTGCAGCGGTTCCGCTTTCGCTGGCCGCGATGGCGACCGCCGCGGGCTTCCTCTGTTTCCTGCCGACCGACTACAAGGGCATTGCCGAACTCGGCAAGATTGCCGGCGCCGGCATGCTGGTCGCGTTCCTGACCAGCATCACGACGCTGCCGGCGCTGTTGGACCTGATCAATCCGCCCGGAGAAAGTGAGCCGGTCGGTTACGCCTTCCTGGCGCCGGTCGATCACTTCCTCGAAAAACACCGCGTCATCATAATCACCGGCACGCTACTGGTCGCCATCGCCGGCCTGCCGCTACTCTATTTCATGAAATTCGACTTCAACCCGATCAACCTGCGCAACAAGGACGCCGAGTCGATCGCGACCTTCCTCGATCTGCGCAAGGATCCGAACACCGGCGCCAACGCCATCAACGTGATGACGAATTCCGAAGCCGACGCCAAGAAGATCGAGGCGAAGCTTGAGAAAGTGCCGGAAGTGCTTCGGGTGATGTCGCTCGACAGTTTCGTGCCCCAGGATCAGCAGGCCAAACTCAAGCTGATCGCGCAGGCCGCCAAGGTATTGGGCCCGGCGCTCAATCCCGATCAGGTCGATGCCGCGCCCTCCGACGAGGAGAACGTGGAAGCGTTGAAGGGGACGGTCGAAAGCCTGCGCAAGACCGCGGGCGACGGCAAGGGGCCGGGCGCGGTCGCGTCACGCCGGCTGGCGGACGGGCTGTCGAAGCTCGCCGGTTCGAATCAGGCGACCCGCGACAAGGCGCAGAACATTTTCGTCAGTCCGCTCAAGGTGGTGTTCGACGAACTCAAGAACGCGCTGCAGGCCGCGCCGGTCACCCTGAGCACGCTGCCGCCGGAACTGGTCGCCGGTTGGAAGGCCAAGGACGGGCTGATGCGCGTCGAAGCGCTGCCGAAGGGCGATCCCAACGACAACGATAATCTCCGCAAGTTTGCAGATGCGGTGCTGGCCGCCGAGCCGACCGCGATCGGCGGACCGGTCTCGATCCTCAAATCCGGCGACACCGTTGTCAGGGCGTTCGTCCATGCCGGCATATGGGCGCTGCTGGTGATCAGCGCGCTGCTCTGGCTCGCGTTGCGGCGGGTCACCGACGTGCTGCTGACGCTGGTGCCGCTTTTGGTGGCGGGCGCGGTGACGCTGGAAATCTGCGTGCTGATCGGACTGCCGCTCAACTTCGCCAATATCGTAGCCCTGCCGCTGCTGCTCGGCATCGGCGTTGCCTTCAAGATCTACTACGTGACGGCGTGGCGGTCGGGCAGAACGAATCTGCTGCAGACCAGCCTGACGCGGGCGATATTTTTCTCGGCGCTGACGACCGCAACCGCGTTCGGCAGCCTCTGGCTATCCAGTCATCCCGGCACCGCCAGCATGGGTAAATTGCTGGCGCTGTCGCTTGTGACCACGCTCGCCGCGGTGCTGCTGTTCCAGCCGGCTTTAATGGGTAAACCGCGCGATATCGGGGAGTAG
- a CDS encoding DUF2147 domain-containing protein, which produces MLHCPKTVARKIVCSAFFLATGLNAALAADVTGDWRVADGVANIRVAQCNGSMWGVVAWEKTPGGRDTHNPDASKQSRPTLGMPILIDMTKKAGAADTWEGQVYNAKDGQLYSSTIKPTGTDQLEIQGCVLGFLCGGETWTRVAPPIPSSPANSMAKGAPKSAAGALPKNSSTGSPIAAPAQAQAAPPKTTGAVTSAPKPVPGQKQAAGAPGDIGDICLLPDIARFTH; this is translated from the coding sequence ATGTTGCACTGCCCAAAAACTGTCGCGCGCAAAATAGTTTGTTCCGCATTTTTTTTAGCCACAGGTCTTAACGCCGCACTGGCGGCTGACGTCACCGGCGACTGGCGGGTGGCGGACGGCGTCGCCAATATCCGGGTCGCCCAATGCAACGGCAGCATGTGGGGCGTCGTCGCCTGGGAGAAAACACCGGGCGGCCGCGATACCCACAATCCGGATGCCTCCAAGCAGAGCCGGCCTACCCTGGGCATGCCGATCCTGATCGACATGACGAAAAAGGCCGGCGCAGCCGATACCTGGGAAGGCCAAGTCTATAACGCCAAGGACGGGCAGCTCTACAGCTCGACCATCAAGCCTACCGGAACCGACCAGCTCGAGATTCAAGGCTGCGTGCTGGGCTTTCTCTGCGGCGGCGAAACCTGGACCCGCGTGGCGCCGCCAATTCCCTCAAGCCCCGCCAACAGCATGGCCAAGGGCGCGCCCAAAAGCGCAGCCGGTGCGTTGCCCAAGAACTCGTCAACCGGCTCGCCCATCGCAGCACCTGCACAGGCCCAGGCCGCTCCGCCGAAGACCACCGGCGCAGTGACCTCGGCGCCGAAGCCTGTTCCCGGTCAGAAGCAGGCGGCCGGCGCGCCGGGCGATATCGGCGATATCTGCCTACTCCCCGATATCGCGCGGTTTACCCATTAA
- the hpnO gene encoding aminobacteriohopanetriol synthase HpnO, translating into MLSSNLDVSEMFVERQAQRSSMHARYLNEQLVRVLKTIGYDVGFQKGQGQYLFDRDGARYLDLLSGFGVFAIGRNHPALREALKSVLDCDLPNLVQLDVSTLAGVLAERLLEYVPYLDKVFFANSGAETVEAAIKFARGATGRPGIVSCSHSFHGLSYGALSLMDDPNFRSGFEPLLPGCTQIPFNDLAALEQALSSRQVAAFIVEPIQGKGVNMPTDEFLPGAAALCRKYGTLFIADEIQTGIGRTGKFLAVEHWNVEPDMVLLAKALSGGHVPVGALLTRKSIFDKIFNQMDRAVVHGSTFAKNDLAMAAGIATLEVIKAEKLVEQAAKRGAELRLALTRMVPGYELLKEVRGKGLMIGIEFGPPKSLRLRASWNVLEAANKGLFCQLITVPLFKEHKILTQVSGHGSHTIKLLPPLVISDDDCRWIEKSFDEVIAGSHKVPGAIWSLGKTLVDNAVRKTA; encoded by the coding sequence ATGCTAAGTTCAAATCTAGACGTTTCCGAGATGTTTGTGGAGCGCCAGGCACAGCGCAGTTCCATGCACGCGCGCTATTTGAACGAGCAACTCGTTCGCGTGCTGAAGACCATCGGCTACGATGTCGGTTTTCAGAAGGGTCAAGGTCAATACCTGTTCGATCGTGACGGGGCGCGTTATCTCGATCTACTGAGCGGATTTGGCGTTTTTGCGATTGGCCGCAATCATCCGGCGCTGCGCGAGGCCCTCAAGAGCGTCCTCGACTGCGATCTGCCTAATCTGGTGCAACTGGATGTTTCCACGCTGGCCGGCGTGCTCGCGGAACGTCTGCTCGAGTATGTGCCATATCTGGACAAGGTGTTCTTCGCCAATTCCGGTGCGGAAACCGTCGAGGCCGCGATCAAGTTCGCGCGCGGCGCGACCGGCCGGCCGGGCATCGTGTCCTGTTCCCACTCTTTCCATGGCCTGTCCTACGGCGCGTTGTCGCTGATGGACGATCCAAACTTCCGCTCCGGTTTCGAGCCGCTGCTGCCCGGATGCACCCAGATTCCCTTCAACGACCTCGCAGCCCTCGAACAAGCGCTGTCGTCGCGTCAGGTGGCCGCCTTCATCGTCGAGCCTATTCAGGGCAAGGGCGTCAACATGCCCACCGATGAGTTCCTGCCCGGCGCCGCCGCGCTCTGCCGCAAATATGGCACGCTGTTCATCGCCGACGAAATCCAGACCGGCATCGGCCGTACCGGAAAATTCCTCGCGGTCGAGCACTGGAATGTCGAACCCGACATGGTGCTGCTGGCGAAGGCGCTGTCCGGCGGTCACGTGCCGGTCGGCGCGCTGCTGACGCGCAAGAGCATCTTCGACAAGATCTTCAATCAAATGGACCGTGCCGTCGTCCACGGCTCGACCTTTGCGAAGAACGATCTGGCGATGGCGGCCGGTATCGCAACGCTCGAGGTGATCAAGGCCGAGAAGCTGGTCGAGCAGGCCGCCAAGCGCGGCGCCGAGCTGCGGCTGGCGCTGACCCGCATGGTGCCCGGCTACGAATTGCTGAAGGAAGTGCGCGGCAAGGGATTGATGATCGGCATCGAGTTCGGTCCGCCGAAATCGCTGCGGCTCCGCGCCTCCTGGAACGTGCTGGAGGCCGCCAACAAGGGCCTGTTCTGTCAGCTCATCACGGTGCCGCTGTTCAAGGAACACAAGATCCTGACCCAGGTCTCCGGCCACGGCAGTCACACCATCAAGCTGCTGCCGCCGCTCGTCATTTCAGACGACGACTGCCGCTGGATCGAAAAATCGTTCGACGAAGTGATTGCCGGCAGCCACAAGGTCCCCGGCGCGATCTGGTCGCTCGGCAAGACCCTGGTCGACAACGCCGTGCGCAAGACGGCGTAA
- a CDS encoding anti-sigma factor codes for MTCDEAEILLQALIDGELDAGHARDVENHVEGCPHCTAMLKDYREISKAMADADVRYTAPAALRARIEAALPQPRQLQSRRAVLRGFAMGSAVSALAATGLVAIVLRHDDIERIQSEVVSAHLRSLQAGHLTDVISTDQHTVKPWFNGRLDVSPPVIDLTAQGFTLIGGRLDYVDARAIGAVVYRRRQHIINLFVSQTASTEHRSAKIETIQGFNIRHWSDRGLNYWAVSDLAKDELADFGDRFESAMRGGTTG; via the coding sequence ATGACCTGCGACGAAGCAGAAATCCTCCTTCAAGCCCTGATCGACGGTGAGCTCGATGCCGGGCATGCCCGCGACGTCGAAAACCATGTCGAGGGTTGCCCGCATTGCACGGCAATGCTGAAAGACTATCGCGAGATCAGCAAGGCGATGGCCGACGCCGACGTGCGTTACACCGCGCCTGCGGCTTTGCGTGCGCGCATCGAGGCGGCATTGCCGCAACCGCGCCAGCTACAGAGCCGGCGCGCGGTGCTGCGCGGCTTTGCGATGGGATCGGCGGTGTCGGCGCTGGCAGCAACCGGCCTTGTCGCCATCGTGCTGCGCCACGACGACATCGAGCGGATCCAGTCCGAAGTGGTCTCGGCGCATCTGCGCTCGCTGCAGGCCGGCCACCTCACCGACGTCATCTCGACCGACCAGCACACGGTCAAGCCGTGGTTCAACGGCCGGCTCGACGTCTCGCCGCCGGTGATCGACCTCACCGCGCAAGGTTTTACGCTGATCGGCGGCCGGCTCGATTATGTCGACGCGCGCGCCATCGGCGCGGTGGTCTATCGCCGCCGCCAGCACATCATCAACCTGTTCGTGTCGCAGACCGCGAGCACCGAACACCGGTCCGCCAAGATCGAGACGATCCAGGGATTCAACATCCGGCACTGGAGCGACCGCGGCCTGAACTACTGGGCGGTCAGCGATCTCGCCAAGGACGAGCTTGCGGATTTCGGCGACAGGTTCGAAAGCGCGATGCGGGGCGGGACGACGGGGTAA
- a CDS encoding sigma-70 family RNA polymerase sigma factor has protein sequence MPLRASDDNPEKARRFREAALPYLNDAYTLARYLLRDSTDAEDAVQECYLRAFKHFDSYRGPAMKPWLFAILRNVCRAEYARRATTPTSAIEDVPESAEQAPLWHEAQETPEAQLVRAKDSDTIRRMVAALTEPFRETFVLREIENLSYREIANVAEVPVGTVMSRLARARAMLRSAWLAEQEQPK, from the coding sequence ATGCCACTTCGAGCATCCGACGATAATCCCGAAAAGGCGCGGCGCTTTCGCGAAGCGGCGCTGCCCTATCTGAACGACGCCTATACGCTGGCGCGCTATCTGCTGCGTGACTCCACCGACGCCGAGGATGCGGTGCAGGAGTGTTACCTGCGCGCGTTCAAGCATTTCGACAGTTATCGCGGACCGGCGATGAAGCCGTGGCTGTTCGCGATCCTGCGCAATGTCTGCCGCGCCGAATATGCAAGGCGCGCCACGACGCCGACCAGCGCGATCGAGGACGTGCCGGAAAGCGCCGAGCAGGCACCACTCTGGCACGAGGCCCAGGAAACGCCGGAGGCACAACTGGTGCGGGCCAAGGATTCCGACACCATCCGCCGGATGGTGGCGGCGCTGACCGAACCATTCCGGGAGACTTTCGTCCTGCGTGAAATTGAGAACTTGTCGTACCGCGAGATCGCCAACGTTGCCGAGGTGCCCGTCGGTACCGTGATGTCACGTCTCGCGCGCGCCCGCGCCATGCTGCGATCGGCATGGCTTGCGGAACAGGAGCAACCGAAATGA
- a CDS encoding cupredoxin family copper-binding protein: protein MTSINRRDFGIAAVAAMLLPVVTVRAEEAADPLAVHIDNFVFAPAQLTVKVGQTVTWTNRDDIPHTVVCAGKFRSKTMDTDGTFAFTFTAAGEYKYFCSLHPHMTGIVKVE, encoded by the coding sequence ATGACTTCGATCAACCGCCGCGACTTCGGCATCGCCGCCGTCGCAGCCATGCTGCTTCCTGTCGTCACTGTCCGCGCCGAGGAAGCGGCCGATCCGTTGGCCGTGCATATCGACAACTTCGTCTTTGCGCCGGCCCAGCTCACGGTGAAGGTCGGCCAGACCGTCACCTGGACCAACCGCGACGACATTCCCCATACGGTGGTCTGCGCGGGGAAGTTCAGGTCGAAAACCATGGATACCGACGGCACCTTCGCGTTCACGTTCACGGCGGCCGGTGAATACAAGTACTTTTGTTCGCTGCACCCGCACATGACAGGGATCGTAAAGGTTGAATAA
- a CDS encoding metallophosphoesterase: MSNHDHHDEGNGVSRRKVLECMTWAGTGVLWTVTGGVPHSLGLVGSAAAAEASGMTFLQISDSHVGFDKPANPNAIGTLEEAINKVKAITAKPSFMIHTGDITHLSKASEFDDADRIISQSKLDVHYVPGEHDFIDEEVKLYKERYGKGTKGAGWYSFDAGGVHFVGLVNVVDLKAGGLGNLGNEQLEWLENDLKGRSKSTPVVLFAHIPLWTVYPQWGWGTEDGARALEYVKGFGSVTVLNGHIHQVMQKVEGNVTFHTARSTAFPQPAPGAAPSPGPMKVEDAKLRSMLGVASINFKQNNQPLAIIDTPLQG, from the coding sequence ATGAGCAATCACGACCATCACGATGAAGGAAATGGCGTCAGCCGCCGCAAGGTGCTGGAATGCATGACCTGGGCCGGCACCGGCGTACTCTGGACCGTTACCGGCGGCGTGCCGCATTCGCTCGGCCTGGTCGGATCCGCCGCCGCCGCCGAAGCCTCCGGCATGACCTTCCTGCAGATCAGCGACAGCCATGTCGGCTTCGACAAGCCGGCCAATCCGAACGCGATCGGCACCCTTGAGGAGGCCATCAACAAGGTCAAGGCGATAACGGCCAAGCCGTCGTTCATGATCCATACCGGCGACATCACGCATCTTTCGAAGGCCTCCGAATTCGACGACGCCGACCGCATCATCTCGCAGTCGAAACTTGACGTGCACTACGTGCCGGGCGAGCACGATTTCATCGACGAGGAGGTCAAGCTCTACAAGGAGCGCTATGGCAAGGGCACCAAGGGCGCCGGCTGGTATTCCTTCGACGCCGGCGGCGTTCATTTCGTCGGTCTTGTCAACGTCGTCGACCTCAAGGCCGGCGGCCTCGGCAATCTCGGCAACGAACAGCTTGAATGGCTGGAGAACGACCTCAAGGGCCGTTCGAAATCCACCCCCGTCGTGCTGTTCGCCCATATCCCGCTGTGGACGGTCTATCCGCAATGGGGCTGGGGCACCGAGGACGGCGCCCGTGCGCTGGAATACGTCAAGGGCTTCGGCTCGGTCACGGTTCTGAACGGCCACATCCACCAGGTGATGCAGAAGGTCGAAGGCAACGTCACCTTCCACACCGCGCGTTCGACCGCCTTCCCGCAGCCGGCGCCGGGGGCTGCCCCCTCACCCGGACCGATGAAGGTCGAGGATGCGAAACTGCGCAGCATGCTCGGCGTCGCCAGCATCAACTTCAAGCAGAACAACCAGCCCCTCGCCATCATCGACACGCCGCTGCAGGGTTAA